The nucleotide window CAATTTTGAGCAGGACTACTGGATCGACGTGTTTGAGCCCATGCTAGAGGGCTATAACAAGGGCTGGACGCCTAACCCTGATATCTCGTGTAACAAGTTTGTCAAGTTTGGGAAACTCATACAGCACTTAAATTCGAAATATGGGAATGACAATTATTGGCTTGTGACAGGCCATTATGCAAGAATAATGGAAAGCGAGCTTGACAAAGAGGCCCATCTTCTGAGAAGTTTTTACCCCCAAAAAGACCAAAGCTACTACTTATCTCTGGTCGATCCCAAAATCCTGTCGAGATTATTGTTCCCTATCGGTCATTTGACCAAACCTGAGGTACGACAGCTCGCTAAGGAGATTGCCTTGCCTTCTGCTAACAAACCTGACTCCCAAGGAATTTGTTTCGTTAACAACTCTCAGCATGGtaaattcaagaatttcttggagCACTATTTAGTCGAGTCAAAGGGCGATATAGTTACTCTCGACCAAGGCAAAAAGCGAAAATGGGGAGAACACAAGGGTCTCTGGTCTTACACCATTGGTCAAAAGATCGGACTATCAATGCCACAAGGAGACCCCAAATACGCCGGTACTTGGTACGTTAGCGAGAAGCTTCAGGACTCCAATGAGCTAGTAATTGTCCATGGCTCCAACAATCCAGCATTATACAAGGATACACTTCAGGTGCAAGATTTCACCATTCAGGGAAACAAGAAAAGTCTCCTTAAGTCGCTAATGCACTCCGCAGTACTCGAAGGTCGACTTACAATGCAGTATAGATCGTTGCAAGAGCCAATTCCCATCACTGCGTTCGACCTTTCGGACAAGAAAGTACTGAACTTGAAACTCACCGCCAAGCAGAGAGCTATGGCACCGGGCCAAAACTGCTGTCTATACATTGGAGATAGAGTTCTGGGCAGCGGAACCATCAGAGAAGTAGCATAGTTAACCAACAACTCTTGTATATAGATATATCCATTAGCGAATACCACGTGATTTCACGCGTAGCTCTCATTGTGGTGAATTAGCAGCACTTCTCACTAAGAGAATTATTGAGAAGTCTCAATTGTCTTTCACTAGAGGTTCAATTGACTTGTTTCTGATGGCCTCAACCACATAGACGTACGACATTTCATCAATgggatttgaaaaagagcTTTTGGTTGCCACTCAGGCCGTTCGTAAGGCATCTTTGTTGACCAAGAGGATTCAATCCGAAGTGATCGCTCATAGAAATTCGACTACAATTACCAAAAGTGATAACTCTCCAGTCACTGTTGGGGATTACGCGGCCCAAACCATTATTATAAATGCCATCAAgacaaattttccaaatgaCAAGATAGTAGGCGAAGAGTCCTCTGATGGTTTAGAAAATGCATTTGTCTCTGAAATACTCCGtgaaattaaagaaaatgaCGAGGTTTTCGAGTCCAAGTTTGCTGGTCACCAGGAGAAAAGTCTATTAGTCAATGAGACTTTTCCATTGGaaacaattcaaaatgTGAAAACAATTATCGATTATGGCGACTATGAAGGTGGTAACAAGGGCCGTGTCTGGTGTCTGGATCCTATCGACGGGACCAAAGGATTCCTTAGAGGTGAGCAATTCGCTGTTTGTCTGGCTTTGATTGTTGATGGAACTACTCAATTAGGTGTCATTGGATGTCCCAACCTATCACTAGAACAGTACGGGGGTAAAGATTTACCAGGTTACGAACCTTTTGGATACATTTTCCGTGCTGTCAGAGGCAATGGGGCCTCGTACGCACCAGCTGCAGCAGCTACACCTGGAACAGAAAACATCTGGCAAAAAGCTCACGCAAGAGAATTAACTTCCACTGACGGCATGGTATCATTAGAAGGTGTAGAAAAGTCACACTCTGCTCACGACGAACAGTCCATCATCAAGGAGAAACTCGGTATCAAAAAATCACTACATCTGGATTCTCAGGTGAAATATTGTATGCTAGCCGCAGGTCTTGGTGACGTCTATCTACGTTTGCCTATCAAGCTagaatatcaagaaaagatctgGGACCATGCCGCTGGTAACGTTatcgttgaagaagcagGTGGTATCCACACAGACGCATTGCAAAATGTCCCATTAAACTTCGGCCAGGGTAGAACACTAACCACCAAGGGTGTCATTGCATCCTGCGGACCCACTAATCTTCACAAGCTAGTGGTATCCACTTCTAGCGACGTAATGAAAGCTGCCAAACACTGATTTTAGACGTCAATTTAAGGTTATTTAAGTTAAACTTTTTAGTTACCGTCATCACAGCACGCGCTTCTAGCGAGTTTCGAACGGCTATCGTTTTGATTCGCCACTTTATTTTTCATATGGTAAAAAAGCTTTGTTCAACTTACAGTCAAAAAGGTCTgaatttcaacaaacaaGTCATAGGTTTCAAAGGCTGTAAGAGCTTACTGTTGGCTTCTATTCTGTACCCAAGCGTTCAAGTTATCGTTATTCATATCTTCGTGTGAGCTGAAGACAAAGTATCCGCAGAGAAGAGATCTCGAAGGAGCTGCATTCGGTTTAGTTGATAATTTAACTGGAATAAGAGGATAAAATTGAGAACGGGGCCAATTCGATACCAATAGGCTGATTTGAGAGAAAATTTCAGAATCGTTGATGGGAAGAATCACATAAGGAGAAAAAAGCGCTAGAATTTCCAAGAGAATAAAAGTATGGTAGGAGAGGTGTTACCGGCCAAGGTTCAAGTTCCGCACCAACTGCTCGACGTGAATACTACGACAGTAAATCAGTTACTCGGTTTGCCTGGAATGTTTTCCACTTTTGTTGCGAAAGATCTCAGAGGACTAAGGATACTTGCGCTTACGGCTTCATCGGCTTCTATTGTAGCCTGCACagcttcaattttctttctGGTCAATATCGATAGACGCAAACGAGTTTTCAGACATGATCTTGTCTTTTTCCTGATTATATGTGATTTGGTCAAGGCATTGGTCCTAATGATATATCCTCTGGTGATACTGGTGCGGAATGACGTTTACGCTGACccaagatttttcaatacACTAGGATGGTTTACTGCCTACTGCGTAGAGGGAGCTGATTTGGCtatctttttctttgcaattcattTCGCGCTCCTGATCTTCCTACCGTCGTGGAAATGGCGGCGTAGTGGATCGCGGAAGATGGAAGGTGGGCTTTATGGTGTACGAAAATATATCTGGCCCATTACTTCGTTGGTTCCCGTCCTGTTGGCAAGTCTGGCATTTATCAATTTCCAGTTACTCGACTTCGAAGAGCTGGTCAATGGGACAACGGTGATTCTCGACAACGACAATTACCACGTCCGTTATGATGCACGCCTAGGCGGCTACAAACCGTATAGTGCTTGGTGTTACCTGCCGCCTTATCCGGTATGGTATAAACTAGTTTTGAGCTGGGGGCCAAgatatttcatcatcattttcatcctcgtACTGTATATTTCCATCTATGTGTTTGTTAAAAAGGAAAGTAAGAGGATAAAGAGACACTTGTATGATTTTAGAGATCAGCGAGCGGAGGAACACATTGCTGAACTTCGAGCAAAATCAAGATGGGAACTTCTCAAGATAAGACTCTTTCGTTTTTTGGTTAAACCAttcgttcaatttcttttgaatttaaAGAACTTTCTTTCCTTTagttttgatgaaagttcTGTTCCTACAAGTGGAAGAAATAGTATGACTTCAGGAGGTTCCTTTTATGCGACCGACGAAGGAGCGTCTTTCGATCAGGTGCCTAACATCAGGGTTTCTCGTGCTCTTGATAGAGCAGGGACTCCTCCTGGTGAGGATAGTTTTACGAATAACGAAAGCTCACAAGCTTCCAAAAGTGGAAATATTCAATCTGGCAccttgaaagaaaacgATGACTTAGACTCACATAATAATTTACATGGCCATACTCCACCGATACCTGGTAAGTTGATGCCACCCAATGGCAACAGTCATCGTTTTTCTCGTTGTATTTCACCGATTCAAACTCCTTCGGTACATGACAATCGAGCAGCTGAAAATGAACATGAGGGCGAAGTACCACAAGCAAATAAAAGTGATCCTCGCAGAGCTTCCACAACTGACGTCAAGCATGTCCAAGCCACGTTCCAAAAACAGACCTATGCGACGATGAAGCGTCGAAGAGCccaaattcaaaaaaacCTAAGGTCCATTTTCATTTACCCATTTTCCTACATTGGCATATGGATATTTCCGTTGATTGTGGATATTACACAATATAGACACGAAATCATACACGGGCCAATAGTTTGGTTAATTTATATTGCCACTCTTGCCCAACCTTTGAACGGTCTAGTGGATACTCTAGTGTTTGTTTACAGGGAAAAACCTTGGAGATATTCGTGGTCGGAGGTTCAGTTTCGGGAACTGTTAGAGGCCTACTCTTTACGTGATAAAATGGGGGAACAAGATATCAAGGAGCTTTACCACAGTGAGCTTGGAAAGAAGGGGTGGTACTATTGTGGAAGATTCGACAGGCTTTGCTGCTGGAAGCATAAGCCACAATGGTGGAAGCGAGCAGGTTGGTATGTTTACCGGTCTCTGTGTGGTCTCATACAAAACAAATACGACTTCGAGGACACCTGTGAGGATCTTCCTTTAGATTGTAACTACGATTCGAAAGATTCTTGGACATGCTTCAATCTTAATAAATTGCGCTGTGAGCAACATGAGAGACAATTCTCATTCCCATCAGATTCGACAACCGGATCAGGACCTGTTCAGAGCCGGAGAGGAAGCGACAGCAACATCGATTACGTAAGGGTTCCAACCTTCTGGAGATTCATTCATCTCTTACCAATGCTAAAAGGTATTGATTTAGATGAACTTGACCGACAACTACGCCAGAAAGCGATAGATCATGATTTTGTGCTACCTGGGTTACATTTTGCCTTGAATAAAGATACTGATGGCAGACATGACCTGAATAGGACGTATAGCAAGCCAATTTTCAAACCTGAGTACTCTATCAataatgagaagaaagccGCTAATAAAACACAAAATGGGGAATCAGCTCGAGCTCATCCGGCTTCGGCACATGTGCATTTGGATGTCAATGCTGATTTTGGCGACACTGTTAAGAAAGAGCCTGCtaaatattttgaagaaggcGACACTCAGAGTCACGGCAATGAGAGTGATAAAGATAGGATAGGAATGCTGGCATTCTTGAATGGCCCAACTAATTAATGTATTCAATAAAAAATTAATTGTATTTAATATTATTCAGGCATCACTTTAAACCTAATTTTTTTGAGAAATCAAAGGCTCTCAAAAAAAAGGGGAGACCTAACAACATAAGCTGTAATCAAGCAAGAGGGTTACCAGTTGCGTTGATCACCAAATTAAAGAATGAGCAATATGTGGAGAGTTTACGTTACGACATTTAATTGTGCTAAAAAGTTtccatttgaagaaaacgaGGCCAAGACTGCTATACTGAATGAAATAGTACCGCAAGCTTTAGAACATGATATTTACGTGTTTGGTTTCCAAGAATTAATTAGTACTTGGGAAGCATCGTTTCCGAAAATGATTGCACCTAAAATACAAGATTTGGTAGATCTCACGCTGAAGTTTATCAATCGCCATGCTTCAGGAAAGACATTTCGTGCGGTTGGCAGCACATCTACCGGTGCTGTTGGGCTCATTGCGTTTGCTGAcgaaaaaattggtctGAGAAAAGTCTCCTACAGTAACCTCAGATGTGGATTATTTAATTCCAGTTTGAAAGGGTCAGCTTCACTATGCTGCACTCTTCAAGGACAGAACAAAGAGCAGGAAACCTTTACCTTCATATGTAGTCATCTCAACGCGAACGAGGGTCCCGAGAATGCAGAATTGAGAGTAAGCAATTATGCCTCCATTATGAGTGCCTGCGCAACAGATTTCAGATTAATGCCTTTCAAGACATCTCatatattcttctttggagattTAAACTTCAGAGTAAATGGTTTACAGGATACTGTGAccgatttttcaaatatagAGAATATCAGTAAAGTATTGACGAACCACGAGGAACTGAATAAGCTTCGGAAGGAGAAATTGGTGTTCGATggttttgatgaaggaCAGATTAGCTTCTCACCAACGTACAAGTACCAAGTATCCCAGGAAAAAGAATATGACGGTAGAAGAACTCCCTCGTGGTGCGATAGAATTCTATTCAAACAATATCCGAGGGATAGTTTCAAGATCCTGTCGTACAATTCAGTAAGCAGGACTTCTCATCTGCAATTTACAGATCATCAAGCAGTCACACTCGACATAAAGGTACCTTCTATGACGTCAGGAACTGAACTCAAGATACCGACAACCGTTCCATCGTCTCAGCAGATTTTTGTTGGTGATATTGCAGACACTCTGATCGGCTACGTTGGATGGGCACTCACGAAAAACATACACTACGGTATCATTGCAGCCCTAGGcttgatcatcttttaCACTCTCTTGTGAGTGTTATGTAACTCTGTACCGAACCATTTATGACTATTAATGCTCTGTCGTAGTGAGCTTGAGATCGCttcttggtgaaaaattcatcagaAACGGATAATACTGCCTATATTTGAAGACAAGCGTCTTCGGCAAAGCTTACTGTGCTGTTAAGTCAACATCACCCTGTTGGCAAGTATATGCTCATCAGGTTTTTGAGATCTTTGAAACCACGATATCGACCAAGAATGTGTAGTagaaatctttcaaaggtacCATCATCAAGCGAATGCAATACATCAGAGAATGGTTCTGAAGCCTCGAGTACCTTCGATGACCATTTACAAAAAGAGCTAGAGCATTTCAAGCAAGTTCAAGAAGCAAGAGCAAAGAGGCAGAAGAATAAGAAACCCGGAAGGACAACAGAGCTCCGCGATGAAGCCGGATTCAAGTTGAGATTAGCAGATACGAATCAAAAGAGACATAAACAAGCTGATCCAGAGTATGAAGTTATTATTGATGGGCCATTAAGGAAGCTTGCTCCATACTATTATACTTATATGACGTTTTGCAAATTGAGATGGAGAGACAGAAATCTATTGGAAGTTTTCGAGAGCGAATTCAGAGACAGAGAAAAAAGCTATTACAAAAAGACAATTGCCAGTGGCTCTGTTCTTCTAAATGGCGAGCCAGCTAATCTTGACAGTATCATACGAAATGGGGACCTCATTACGCACAAGATACATCGCCATGAACCGCCAGTGACGTCGAAGCCCATTGGAACGGTTtacgaagatgatgatatccTCGTTATTGATAAACCATCAGGTATTCCAGTGCATCCCACTGGTCGCTATCGCTTCAATACTATAACCAAGATACTGGAAAAACAGTGGGGCAAAGCTGTGCATCCTATCAATCGACTAGATCGTTTGACGAGTGGTCTGATGTTCATTGCCAAGACACCAAAAGGAGCAGATGAGATGTCTGATCAAATGAAAGCCAGAGAAGTCTCGAAAGAGTATGTCGCTAGGGTTGTGGGCGAGTTTCCCGTCGGGGAGCTTTGCGTGGAAGAACCGCTGAGATCAGTTGAACCCAGATTGGGACTCAACGCCGTTTGCAGAATGGAGGAGGAGGGAGCAAAACATGCCAAGACTATTTTCAATAGAGTGAGTTTTGATGGGCAAACAAGTATCGTTAAGTGTCGCCCTCTCACGGGTCGGACCCATCAAATTCGTGTCCATTTACAATTCTTAGGTCACCCGATAGCAAACGATCCTATATATTCGAATGTCAAGGTCTGGGGTCCCAGTTTGGGTAAGGGCTACATCACTGATTTCAAGGACATCATAACCGAGCTTCATGAGTACGGACGGACTAAGTGTGCCGAGAGTTGGTATGAACCTAATGCCCAAGGTGAAGCtctacttgaagaaaaatgcCCAGTTTGCGAAACTGACTTGTACAGCGATCCTGGGCCAAATGATCTTGACCTTTGGCTACACGCCTACCGGTACGAATCACTGGAGGTTGACCCAGCTAccaacaaaaaaaataggAGTTATCGTACACAGCTGCCTTTATGGGCTCTAGAGCCGCATAGAAAATACATGGAACTagcattgaaagaagcagctAAATGTGGTCCAACCACAACTGCCTTCAGTGTCGGCGCAGTGCTAGTAAATGGAAGCGAAACACTCTCCACTGGATATTCAAGGGAATTAATAGGTAATACGCACGCTGAGCAGTGTGCATTGGAGAAATATTTCACTCAAGTTGGTGCTAGAGAAGTGCCGGAAGGTACCGTTCTGTACACTACCATGGAACCCTGCTCTTTCAGGTTGAGTGGCAACGAGCCTTGCGTCCATAGGATACTGGCGCAAAACGGTAACATCAAAAACGTTTTTGTTGGAGTCATTGAGCCAGACACATTTGTTAAGAACAATACAAGTTACGATATCTTACTCGGCCAAGGAATAGATTACATTCAAATTCCAGGCTACGAAGAAATCTGCAAAAAGCTTGCATTTAAAGGACATGAAAGTGCACACTAAAAATACTCATCTTGCAGTCACTACATGGACAAAAGGCTGGATCATTGGAGGCTCTTTAACATCATGTTGATCATTTTATAGACGGTCCATAGCGTAATCTTTTCTAACGGatactgaaaaatttaaagattttgtATTACGGTCGATTAAGAAACAGGTTACGAAAGTCAAAGTAGTGTAAAAGACGTCTAAATCCAACAGGCAGCAATCAAttaagatcaattgaagttcTAATTACTTGATTGACCATTATGTCAAAAAAAGAGGAGCTAAGAGTAAGAGTATGCCAGTATTCGGTAGATCAAATGAACAAACACAGTTCCTTGAGGCCTTGAAACTCTACGAATCTAAGAGTTACAAAAAGTCAATCAAGATTTTGGATGGCACTCTGAAAAAGGATTCTGCTTTTGTGGACGCTTTGGCGTTAAAGGGGCTTGATCTATTGTCtcttggtgaaaaatcagaCGCCGAGAGCTATGTCAAAAACGCCCTCAATAAGATAGAGGGCACCACTGCTTCACCAATCTGTTGCCATGTCCTTGGTATCTATATGAGGACTACCAAAAAATATGCTGAGTCTGTTAAATGGTTTCAGGCCTCTTTAAACAATGGATCCACAAATCAGCAGATTTACCGAGATCTAGCTACTTTGCAATCGCAGATTGGAGACCTAAAAGGTGCATTAGTATCCAGGAAAAAGTACTGGGAAGCATATTTGGGGTATCGCGCAAACTGGACAGCTCTAGCGATAGCACAGGACATCAATGGTGAGCATCAACAGGCAGTGAACACGTTGtctcaatttgaaaagttaGTTGAGGGTAAACTGGTGAAGCAGAGATGTACGAGACACAATGAATGTCTAATGTACAAGAACGAGATAATGTACAGAGCTGCGGGAaacaacaaagaaaagcttcaaaatgtGCTAAAACACCTGAACGATATCGAGCCAAACGTTTATGACAAATACGGGTTGCTGGAAGAGAAAGCCTCGATTTATATGAAACTTGGCGAATTGAAAGAGGCTTCCAAAATTTACAGAACCTTGATTAAAAGGAATCCGGATGACTTTAGATACTACAAACTGCTCGAGGTTGCACTTGGAGTCCAAGGTCACATCCCTCTTAGAAAGGCCCTTTATGAGAAGTTGCAAAGCTTTTACCCCAGAAGCGAGCCACCGGTGTTCATTCCTCTGACTTTcattgaggatgaaaagGAACTGagtcaaaaattgaaggattacATTATCCCACAGTTACAACGAGGTGTTCCTGCAGCCTTTTGTAACGTAAAACCTTTGTATCAGGCGAGAGCGTCTGTTGTTCCATCGCTTTTGGAACAAATTGTGGTCGATTATTCGCTAACGCTTGATCCAACCAAGGAGCCGCTACCTTACATTTGGACATGTTACTATCTTGCTCAACATTTCCTACATCTCAAACAGttccaaaaatctcaaGAGTTTATTGACAGGGCCATCAAACACACCCCAACTTTGGTTGAGCTGTACATTTTTAAAGGCCGTGTGTTGAAGCATCTAGGCTTACTGGAAGAAGCGGCCGAAACTCTTGAAGCTGGAAGAAAACTGGACTTGCAAGATAGATTTATCAATACAAAGACGGTGAAATATTACTTGAGAGCGAACAACATCGAAAAGGCCACAGATATTGCTTctcttttcaccaaaaATGATGACTCCGTCAATGGTATTAAGGATCTCCATCTTGTTGAAGCAGCTTGGTTCATTATCGAGCAAGCCGAGGCCTATTACAGATTGTATGTTACTTCCTCACGCAAATTGCAGAATTTGGTCACAAAAGCAGAAGAACTAGAAGCTAAAGAGGATCCCGAGGTCGAAGCCCTCATTCGCGACATAAAGATCGAGGAATGGGAAACAAAAAAGAACCAAGGATTGGCTCTTAAAAGATTTCAAGCCATTAGTAAGTTTTatgatcaatttgaagacgacCAACTAGACTTCCACTCCTACTGCATGAGAAAGGGAACCCCAAGAGCATACATTGATATGTTGAAATGGGCCAAAACCATCTACACCAAGCCTGTCTATGTGCGTGCTCTGAAGGGAGCCTTCAAAATATACTCGAAATTGCACGACAACTCAAAATTGACcgaagaggaagatatCTTCAGCAGGATCAGCAAGTTAATGAAGAGGCATGCGAAGAAAGCAAAGAAGGAGACCTCTACGATTAACAAAGGTAAAAACGAGGAAAAGAAACAAGTATTGGCTTACCCCgaagctgatgatgaagatgtatTTGGTACTGACTTGTTGAACACAAAGGAACCACTAAAAGCTTTTAGCGAGACTTTTTACAGCAAGTATTCTGAGCAAGTTACTGAGCTGGAAAAAGACTATCCACTTGAATTTAACTTCCAATACAGGAGCGGAAAGCTGGCTTTGTGTCTTGCCGCACTCTCCAAATACACTAAATACCATGGCCAAAAATGCGGTCTCGCTGGCGCTATGGCAATTACTCTACTTTTGTCCACTAAGGATGAAGCGTCCTTCGATGTTATTGGTAAAAAAGTAGCCATTAAAGGTTTAGAAAGTTTGTTTCCAGAACTCCCATCTAGCGAGAAGGACAAAGAGGAGTTTGATTGGCTCAACTACTTCACAGAAAACTTTAACGGTCATGATTTAAACGCTCTTTCATTTATTTACGGCTACAAGAACCTTTTTGATAGCTCGAAAGTGAAAGAAATGATTCTACAAGAACTGGCCAACTGTGAGCCATTTACTCAGAACGCTGTTCTACAATACAAATTGTAAATAGATAGACGTAGGTTCAGTTCCAACATCAAGTAGCACACATTTTTCATATTTCGCTGTGTTGAAGCTTGTAAAAGAAAACGCTTAATTAAGGCGGAGGTTTCTGATAAGaacatcaaaagaagaagaacaaaccAGAACAGATATCGTTGTCAGTTTGACCTGACAATATGACATCAATGCGGGGCTCagtatcttcatcagtgACCTCTACAGCGAGCAATCAGCTCAGCAGAGTAGATAGGAAACGCCGCGATAACATCAACGATAGAATTCAACAATTGCTCACAATGATCCCTAACGAGTTTTTTCAGGACTATTACAAGAATTCAAGTTGTACGGATTCCGAGTATGGCTCTGGAGACACACCTAGCTCCGCCACAACCCCCAAACCGGGCACAAATGCAGCGAAGATCAAAGGCACAGGCACCAGAGATGGGAAACCAAACAAGGGACAAATATTGACGCAGGCAGTTGAATACATCATGTCCTTACAAAACGAAATCGATTCCAAGAATCGGGAAGAAGTGGAACTTATCTTAAAAGTGCAAGACCTGAGCAAAATTACAGGAACAATAGTCAATGATATCAACCTAGAGAACACCAGCGCAGAAATGGCCCTTGCCAAGATCGGAGTGGGCAGTCTAGCGGGAGAAATTGCACAGGACGATGAACAAGGTCAACTAGACTCTCAAACTGCACTCCCCGCCAATCCGCAATACGCCAACCCAAAGATCAGCAACTTCGAATACGGAGGATATTCAGAGTATGGAGACGGCATCTAGGTCTCAAACCAAAGCCCACCAACGCTCAATCAGAGGTCTGATTCAGTCATCtttaagctcatcgctgGTTCCTCATAGAGTACGATGACATTGTTCTGttggttcttcaagactttgaaaaaaaacCACGAAGCAACTTGAAGGCAGCAGTTGAGGGACGTGTCGATAGGGGCCCCGGAAAGCAGTTGCAAAGAAAGGAAGGAGCTGGGTACTCAATGAGCATTCCCCAAGCTATGAGCAGCCATGGGATATTGGACAACAAAAGACCTTTTGAAGGGGAAGATGATGCGGTCTCACGTGGTGTATCGGAGTCGCACTCGCAGCAGGTCTCTAGTGGGACAACCGTCGATGGGAATGGCGTAGAGGGCTCAAAGAAACCTAAACTGACtgaaaatgatgaggaCATGGCTCTTGAGGTGCCTGCAAAGGGTGAtgaacttcaagaagtgGTGAACGAGTATGATACGAGTGGgaatcaaaagattctgGGAGACGCCGAAGGTTTGAATGGTAGGTCTGACGATGACGTGCTGACCCCAATTACACCTAATAGACCTGTAAGTATCGGCAAGGACAGAAAAACTGGGAAGTacattttctcttcaataaCCAAGGATGATTCGCTCAATGCAAGAATGTTTTTAAAGTATCATGGATTGAGGAAATTTCTTGATACTTATTTACCTGAGGAATTGAATTCTTTGTATCTCTATTTTCTCATTAAACTGTTAGGGTTCGAGATTAAAGATCGTGAAATGATTAATGCGATTCATAGCTACGTCGAGTCCTCACCTTCACCCGATGCTGATTTGACTTTCACAGCCGTTGAGGACCCATTGGAAAAAAGACATGCAGTACGTTTGATTAAGGATTTACAAAAGGCAATCAACAAAGTATTATGCACAAGATTACGATTGTCAAATTTCTCCACAGTAGACACTTTTGTGAAAAGGTTGCAAAGtgcgaagaagatattgGTTTTGACTGGCGCAGGCGTTTCCACGTCATTGGGTATCCCTGATTTCAGATCTTCTGAAGGTTTTTATTCCAAGATTCGTCACTTGGGGCTGGATGACCCGCAGGATGTTTTCAATTATGATATATTCATGCAGGACCCATCGGTTTTCTACAACATAGCTCACATGGTTTTGCCGCCGGAAAACCTCTATTCCCCTTTACacagcttcatcaaaatgTTGCAGGACAAGGGCAAGTTGCTAAGAAATTATACACAAAATATTGATAACCTGGAGTCCTATGCTGGtatcaaggaagaaaagctAGTACAATGTCATGGTTCCTTCGCGACTGCATCATGTATTACTTGTCATTGGAGACTTCCTGGTGAGAAGATCTTTAGCAATATCAGGAATTTAGAATTGCCCCTATGTCCTTACTGTTatcaaaagagaagagaattttTCCCTCATGACAATGTGTCGGATGGCGAAACTGACAATGCTAATAATAATCTAATAAATGCAGCAATGAAATCCTATGGTGTTCTTAAGCCAGACATCACATTTTTCGGGGAAGCTCTGCCATCAAAGTTCCATAAGACGATACGCGAAGACATATTGAAATGTGATCTTCTAATTTGCATCGGTACGAGTTTGAAAGTGGCTCCCGTCTCAGACATTGTAAATATGCTGCCTGCTCATGTGCCACAAGTTTTAATTAACAGAGATCCAGTTAAGCACGCAGAGTTTGACTTGAACTTGCTCGG belongs to Torulaspora delbrueckii CBS 1146 chromosome 4, complete genome and includes:
- the INP54 gene encoding phosphoinositide 5-phosphatase INP54 (similar to Saccharomyces cerevisiae INP54 (YOL065C); ancestral locus Anc_3.155) — its product is MSNMWRVYVTTFNCAKKFPFEENEAKTAILNEIVPQALEHDIYVFGFQELISTWEASFPKMIAPKIQDLVDLTLKFINRHASGKTFRAVGSTSTGAVGLIAFADEKIGLRKVSYSNLRCGLFNSSLKGSASLCCTLQGQNKEQETFTFICSHLNANEGPENAELRVSNYASIMSACATDFRLMPFKTSHIFFFGDLNFRVNGLQDTVTDFSNIENISKVLTNHEELNKLRKEKLVFDGFDEGQISFSPTYKYQVSQEKEYDGRRTPSWCDRILFKQYPRDSFKILSYNSVSRTSHLQFTDHQAVTLDIKVPSMTSGTELKIPTTVPSSQQIFVGDIADTLIGYVGWALTKNIHYGIIAALGLIIFYTLL
- the TDEL0D04680 gene encoding uncharacterized protein (similar to Saccharomyces cerevisiae PUS9 (YDL036C) and RIB2 (YOL066C); ancestral locus Anc_3.154), whose translation is MLIRFLRSLKPRYRPRMCSRNLSKVPSSSECNTSENGSEASSTFDDHLQKELEHFKQVQEARAKRQKNKKPGRTTELRDEAGFKLRLADTNQKRHKQADPEYEVIIDGPLRKLAPYYYTYMTFCKLRWRDRNLLEVFESEFRDREKSYYKKTIASGSVLLNGEPANLDSIIRNGDLITHKIHRHEPPVTSKPIGTVYEDDDILVIDKPSGIPVHPTGRYRFNTITKILEKQWGKAVHPINRLDRLTSGLMFIAKTPKGADEMSDQMKAREVSKEYVARVVGEFPVGELCVEEPLRSVEPRLGLNAVCRMEEEGAKHAKTIFNRVSFDGQTSIVKCRPLTGRTHQIRVHLQFLGHPIANDPIYSNVKVWGPSLGKGYITDFKDIITELHEYGRTKCAESWYEPNAQGEALLEEKCPVCETDLYSDPGPNDLDLWLHAYRYESLEVDPATNKKNRSYRTQLPLWALEPHRKYMELALKEAAKCGPTTTAFSVGAVLVNGSETLSTGYSRELIGNTHAEQCALEKYFTQVGAREVPEGTVLYTTMEPCSFRLSGNEPCVHRILAQNGNIKNVFVGVIEPDTFVKNNTSYDILLGQGIDYIQIPGYEEICKKLAFKGHESAH
- the NAT1 gene encoding peptide alpha-N-acetyltransferase complex A subunit NAT1 (similar to Saccharomyces cerevisiae NAT1 (YDL040C); ancestral locus Anc_3.153), giving the protein MPVFGRSNEQTQFLEALKLYESKSYKKSIKILDGTLKKDSAFVDALALKGLDLLSLGEKSDAESYVKNALNKIEGTTASPICCHVLGIYMRTTKKYAESVKWFQASLNNGSTNQQIYRDLATLQSQIGDLKGALVSRKKYWEAYLGYRANWTALAIAQDINGEHQQAVNTLSQFEKLVEGKLVKQRCTRHNECLMYKNEIMYRAAGNNKEKLQNVLKHLNDIEPNVYDKYGLLEEKASIYMKLGELKEASKIYRTLIKRNPDDFRYYKLLEVALGVQGHIPLRKALYEKLQSFYPRSEPPVFIPLTFIEDEKELSQKLKDYIIPQLQRGVPAAFCNVKPLYQARASVVPSLLEQIVVDYSLTLDPTKEPLPYIWTCYYLAQHFLHLKQFQKSQEFIDRAIKHTPTLVELYIFKGRVLKHLGLLEEAAETLEAGRKLDLQDRFINTKTVKYYLRANNIEKATDIASLFTKNDDSVNGIKDLHLVEAAWFIIEQAEAYYRLYVTSSRKLQNLVTKAEELEAKEDPEVEALIRDIKIEEWETKKNQGLALKRFQAISKFYDQFEDDQLDFHSYCMRKGTPRAYIDMLKWAKTIYTKPVYVRALKGAFKIYSKLHDNSKLTEEEDIFSRISKLMKRHAKKAKKETSTINKGKNEEKKQVLAYPEADDEDVFGTDLLNTKEPLKAFSETFYSKYSEQVTELEKDYPLEFNFQYRSGKLALCLAALSKYTKYHGQKCGLAGAMAITLLLSTKDEASFDVIGKKVAIKGLESLFPELPSSEKDKEEFDWLNYFTENFNGHDLNALSFIYGYKNLFDSSKVKEMILQELANCEPFTQNAVLQYKL